In Arachis stenosperma cultivar V10309 chromosome 1, arast.V10309.gnm1.PFL2, whole genome shotgun sequence, one DNA window encodes the following:
- the LOC130932649 gene encoding uncharacterized protein LOC130932649 produces MAAEDSSPGSPHSLKHKLRSSLCLSCCFPQILHHHRVQPRIVRSASLHSKSRSNDFPQIKEKCCNFIARIGRHHHHHRRHSADFHYDAFSYALNFEDEASDDRSVDDLRSFSARLPQSPPPKESPVPAKTASATVEIAALS; encoded by the coding sequence ATGGCGGCAGAAGATTCCAGTCCAGGATCGCCTCACTCTCTCAAACACAAGCTCAGATCCTCCCTTTGTTTATCATGTTGCTTCCCTCAAATCCTCCACCACCACCGCGTGCAGCCAAGGATTGTTCGGAGTGCCTCGCTTCACAGCAAGTCCCGCTCCAACGATTTCCCTCAAATCAAGGAAAAGTGCTGCAACTTCATCGCACGCATCGGCCGCCACCATCACCATCATCGCCGCCACTCCGCCGATTTCCACTACGACGCTTTCAGTTACGCCTTGAATTTCGAGGATGAAGCAAGCGATGACAGGTCCGTCGATGATCTCAGGAGTTTCTCAGCGAGGCTACCGCAGTCTCCGCCTCCGAAAGAATCTCCGGTCCCGGCAAAGACCGCATCCGCAACCGTGGAAATCGCCGCTCTTAGTTGA
- the LOC130932657 gene encoding beta-amyrin 28-monooxygenase-like — MYLIIMNILLWVCYLSLFLFLFLVFRHVFPFIAPKLPPGTMGYPIMGETLEFLSTGWKGQPEKFVFDRTAKYSSELFKTSLLGEPTVVMGGAEGNKLLFSNENKLVRLWMPDNVHKLFPSSFHDTSSNGDAAKKVRSMLPQFIKPQALQRYVSVVDSMAHTHFASLWEHNLQVSVYPLVKRYTLLLSYRLLVSIEDEKHVTKLAKHFKHVGAGLISLPIDFPGTNFNKAIKASKSIRKDLIGIIRQRKVDLSEGNASPTQDILSHMLFMCGNKNGDYMIDEWLIADQMLGLLFGSYDTVSSTCTLIVKYLAEFPHIYDRVYQEQMEIGKSKLEGDLLNWNDINKMRYSWNVACEAMRMTPIAPGGFREALHDFTFNGFSIPKGWKLFWSANSTHKSAKYFPEPEKFDPSRFEGNGPAPYTFVPFGGGPRMCPGNEYARLVIMVFLHNLVKRFKWQMLIPHEKIVMDPFPMPTNNLPVRLYPHNPY, encoded by the exons ATGTACTTGATCATAATGAACATCCTTCTCTGGGTTTGTTACCTTTCCCTATTCCTCTTCCTATTCCTCGTGTTCCGTCACGTGTTTCCATTTATCGCTCCGAAATTACCACCAGGGACAATGGGGTACCCCATTATGGGGGAGACCTTGGAGTTCTTGTCGACCGGGTGGAAAGGACAGCCGGAGAAGTTTGTGTTCGACCGGACGGCAAAGTATTCATCAGAATTGTTCAAGACATCGCTGTTAGGGGAACCAACGGTTGTGATGGGTGGAGCCGAGGGTAACAAGTTGTTATTCTCCAATGAGAACAAGCTGGTGAGGCTGTGGATGCCCGACAATGTGCACAAGTTGTTTCCCTCTTCGTTTCATGACACCAGCTCCAATGGAGATGCTGCCAAGAAGGTCAGAAGCATGCTCCCTCAGTTCATAAAGCCTCAAGCACTCCAACGTTACGTTTCCGTCGTCGACTCCATGGCACACACCCACTTTGCTTCCCTTTGGGAACACAACCTTCAAGTCTCTGTATACCCTTTAGTCAAGAG GTACACGTTGTTGTTGTCATATCGTTTGTTGGTAAGCATTGAGGACGAGAAGCACGTAACAAAGCTGGCAAAGCATTTTAAGCATGTGGGTGCAGGGTTGATATCGTTGCCTATTGACTTTCCCGGAACTAACTTCAACAAAGCAATCAAAGCAAGCAAATCGATAAGGAAGGATCTTATAGGAATCATAAGGCAAAGGAAGGTGGATCTAAGTGAAGGGAATGCGTCCCCAACACAAGACATATTGTCTCACATGTTGTTCATGTGCGGCAATAAAAATGGAGACTATATGATTGATGAATGGTTAATTGCTGATCAGATGCTTGGACTTTTGTTTGGAAGCTATGACACTGTTAGTTCTACCTGCACTTTAATTGTCAAATACCTTGCTGAGTTCCCTCACATATATGATAGAGTCTATCAAG AGCAAATGGAAATAGGAAAATCAAAATTAGAAGGAGATTTGTTGAATTGGAATGACATCAACAAGATGAGATACTCATGGAACGTAGCTTGTGAAGCTATGAGAATGACTCCTATAGCTCCTGGAGGTTTCAGGGAAGCCCTTCATGACTTTACCTTCAATGGTTTCTCAATTCCAAAAGGATGGAAG TTGTTTTGGAGTGCAAATTCAACACATAAGAGTGCAAAGTATTTTCCGGAGCCAGAGAAATTTGATCCAAGTAGATTCGAAGGAAATGGACCAGCTCCCTACACATTTGTGCCATTCGGTGGAGGACCAAGAATGTGCCCAGGAAACGAGTATGCACGCCTAGTCATAATGGTTTTCCTCCACAATTTGGTGAAACGCTTCAAATGGCAAATGTTGATTCCTCATGAGAAAATTGTCATGGATCCATTCCCCATGCCTACAAACAACCTCCCAGTTCGCCTTTATCCTCACAATCcctactaa
- the LOC130932661 gene encoding increased DNA methylation 1-like, translated as MSLTCKPPPEIRIEGENCPSAVVEWYQCSASKDQRHYFDLSLKAKKHLVSLGWTFSYCDKKTRWELRYKSPSGKTYVSLRTACKACIEEKKKDSSSSSNSLQGSQQSQSQSLPAASPTSSKGTGGRPRKRKKPSDDEDWTLPETQVSNLVSPRSGSRARGGGGGRRRRDSGESPNAARKVRRARSSSDNPRTILSWLIDNNVVAQEAWVFCRGGKDNELVKRGKLFRSGIFCHCCDSLCTLSQFQGHAGCKGQPPSASIFLEQDKRSLLDCQKQALMMIKDNNNGDNDHHHENDSICSICLQGGFILLCDRCPASFHAECIGLDHVPPGDWFCPSCSCRICNRPKCIEDSCREESHLANNFIACYQCQRRFHIGCLASRGFAFLNMETDCNELWFCNEDCKKIFLTLNNMLGKPIPVGDGNLTWTLLTSLKKSTNDNDDDGTITEMESKLNVALGIIHECFEPIIDPVFGRDIAADIMFSRYSRLPRMNFTGFYTVILERNDEVISVANTRIYGQKVAEVPLVATSDQYRKQGMCRILMDQLEKLLDKLGVERLLLPAAPYLVETWTNSFGFAKMTHSDQYYCVGYPLANFPDTTLCHKSLKQPLMLY; from the coding sequence ATGTCACTGACTTGTAAACCCCCTCCTGAGATAAGAATTGAAGGAGAGAATTGCCCTAGTGCGGTTGTGGAATGGTACCAATGTTCTGCGTCAAAGGATCAAAGACACTATTTTGACCTGAGCTTGAAGGCGAAGAAACACCTCGTTTCGTTGGGTTGGACCTTTTCTTATTGCGACAAGAAAACTCGCTGGGAACTTCGTTACAAATCCCCTTCTGGTAAGACCTATGTTTCTCTCAGAACTGCATGCAAAGCCTGCattgaagagaaaaagaaagattcTTCATCTAGTTCCAATTCATTGCAAGGATCACAGCAATCTCAATCCCAATCTCTACCTGCTGCATCACCAACGAGTTCCAAGGGAACCGGTGGTAGGCCTCGGAAACGCAAGAAACCGAGTGACGATGAAGATTGGACTCTTCCGGAGACGCAAGTATCCAATTTAGTAAGTCCTCGTTCTGGTTCTCGTGCACGTGGCGGTGGCGGTGGCCGTCGTCGTCGTGATTCTGGTGAAAGTCCTAATGCCGCAAGAAAAGTAAGGAGGGCACGGAGTTCTTCTGATAATCCAAGAACGATTCTTTCTTGGCTGATTGACAACAATGTGGTGGCGCAGGAGGCGTGGGTTTTCTGCCGTGGAGGGAAAGATAATGAATTGGTGAAGAGAGGGAAGCTGTTTCGTTCTGGTATTTTCTGCCATTGTTGTGATTCTTTATGCACACTCTCTCAATTCCAGGGTCATGCCGGTTGCAAAGGTCAACCTCCCTCTGCTAGTATCTTCTTGGAACAAGATAAAAGGTCTTTGTTGGattgccagaaacaagcattgATGATGATCAAGGATAACAACAATGGGGATAATGATCATCATCATGAAAATGATTCCATTTGTTCAATTTGTCTCCAGGGGGGTTTCATTCTTCTCTGTGATCGCTGTCCGGCGTCATTCCACGCCGAATGTATTGGCCTTGATCATGTTCCCCCTGGTGATTGGTTCTGCCCTTCATGCTCTTGCAGAATTTGCAACCGTCCCAAATGCATAGAAGATTCTTGTAGAGAGGAAAGTCATTTGGCTAACAATTTTATAGCTTGTTATCAGTGTCAACGCAGATTCCACATTGGATGTTTAGCTTCTAGAGGCTTTGCTTTTCTGAACATGGAAACGGATTGTAATGAGCTTTGGTTTTGCAATGAAGATTGTAAGAAGATATTTTTGACACTGAATAACATGTTGGGAAAACCAATTCCTGTGGGTGatggtaatctaacttggacattgttGACGAGCCTCAAGAAAAGCACTAATGACAATGATGACGATGGAACCATTACTGAAATGGAGAGCAAGCTAAATGTCGCACTTGGAATAATTCATGAGTGTTTTGAGCCCATCATAGATCCTGTATTTGGAAGAGACATTGCTGCAGATATTATGTTCAGCAGATATTCACGGCTGCCACGTATGAACTTTACAGGGTTCTACACTGTGATTCTAGAGAGGAATGATGAGGTGATCTCTGTTGCAAACACAAGGATTTATGGCCAAAAGGTTGCAGAAGTGCCGCTTGTCGCGACGAGTGACCAGTATCGAAAGCAGGGAATGTGTCGAATTCTGATGGATCAGCTTGAGAAGCTGTTGGATAAGTTGGGTGTTGAGAGGTTGCTATTGCCTGCTGCTCCTTATTTAGTAGAAACTTGGACAAACTCATTTGGATTTGCAAAAATGACACACTCAGATCAGTATTACTGTGTAGGTTATCCTCTTGCAAATTTTCCAGACACAACATTGTGCCACAAATCATTGAAGCAACCTTTGATGCTGTATTGA